Proteins co-encoded in one Marinomonas sp. IMCC 4694 genomic window:
- a CDS encoding potassium channel protein produces MNSIGLLLKRKKNRLQFRREVHLHETSDLKKRLALFAGIIGLHSLAMVFFEDLNWWQAFWLTMTSASTTGYGDVSAATFWGQFSTIVLIYGMGITLLAQIASDYVEIRLLRKDMRIKGRMKWDNMQNHILIINTPIYDSERYLGMLISQISQTPELVDTPIQILTLAFPDGLPLELRAQGVVHHTGDALEDGMLASAGVQKAKYIVVLCEDAHNSHSDSVTFDTLHRIQALNPTAFIMAEAINDSNRPRFKAAGAKAVIRPVRAYPEMLVRSLIAPGTEQVLEDLFRHQGDHTIRLDVHITGVTWANVVTTLIQKDIGTALGYVQQNGEIITHPQTHALIEAQGLIILINDDQDIPSLEDIGQYFNV; encoded by the coding sequence ATGAATTCAATCGGATTGCTGTTAAAACGAAAAAAAAATCGCCTTCAATTTCGCAGAGAAGTGCATTTGCATGAAACAAGCGATTTAAAAAAACGCTTGGCTTTGTTTGCTGGAATCATTGGCCTACACAGTTTGGCTATGGTGTTTTTTGAGGATTTAAACTGGTGGCAGGCTTTTTGGCTCACCATGACATCCGCCAGTACCACAGGCTATGGTGATGTTTCTGCTGCCACGTTTTGGGGGCAGTTTTCCACCATAGTGCTAATTTATGGTATGGGCATCACTCTGTTGGCTCAAATTGCCAGCGATTACGTTGAAATTAGGCTATTGCGCAAAGACATGCGCATTAAAGGCCGTATGAAGTGGGACAATATGCAAAATCACATACTTATCATCAACACCCCAATATACGACTCCGAGCGCTACCTTGGCATGCTGATCAGTCAAATTAGCCAAACACCTGAGCTAGTTGATACGCCTATTCAAATTCTAACGCTCGCCTTCCCTGACGGCTTACCACTGGAATTAAGGGCTCAGGGCGTCGTTCATCACACTGGAGACGCGCTGGAAGATGGCATGTTGGCGTCCGCAGGGGTACAAAAAGCCAAATACATCGTTGTATTGTGTGAAGATGCCCATAATAGCCACTCAGATAGCGTCACATTTGACACCTTGCATCGCATACAAGCGTTGAACCCGACGGCGTTTATTATGGCCGAAGCCATTAATGACTCTAACCGACCTAGATTCAAAGCCGCGGGAGCAAAGGCGGTGATCAGACCGGTACGTGCCTACCCAGAAATGTTAGTGCGCTCATTAATAGCCCCAGGGACAGAGCAAGTTTTAGAGGATTTATTTCGCCATCAAGGTGATCACACCATTCGTTTGGATGTGCACATAACTGGGGTAACTTGGGCTAATGTGGTCACAACCTTGATTCAAAAAGACATTGGTACGGCGCTGGGGTATGTACAACAAAACGGCGAAATTATCACTCACCCCCAGACGCATGCACTGATTGAGGCTCAAGGGTTGATTATTCTGATCAATGACGATCAGGACATTCCGTCATTAGAGGACATTGGCCAGTACTTTAATGTGTAG
- a CDS encoding YfhL family 4Fe-4S dicluster ferredoxin: MSLIITDECINCDVCEPECPNEAISQGDEIYVIEPSKCTECVGHFDEPQCQQVCPVDCIPLDPNRKETEEQLMEKYLTLTGQL; this comes from the coding sequence ATGTCTCTTATTATTACCGATGAATGCATCAATTGTGATGTTTGTGAGCCAGAATGCCCAAATGAGGCGATTTCTCAGGGCGACGAAATCTATGTGATTGAACCTTCAAAATGCACCGAGTGCGTCGGGCATTTTGATGAACCACAATGCCAGCAAGTATGCCCTGTTGATTGCATACCTCTAGACCCTAATCGCAAAGAAACCGAAGAGCAGTTAATGGAAAAATACTTAACATTGACTGGTCAACTCTAG
- the coaD gene encoding pantetheine-phosphate adenylyltransferase, with protein sequence MSTIAVYPGTFDPITNGHTDLVERASKLFDKVIVAVAASPKKRPALSHEMRISLAKTVLGHLPNIEIVGFDNLLTEFTRSVNGQVVIRGLRAVSDFEYEFQLANMNRAIAPDVESIFLTPSEKHSYISSTLVREIASLNGDFGQFVSPEVKHVLQEHYQTI encoded by the coding sequence ATGAGTACGATTGCGGTTTATCCGGGGACATTTGACCCTATTACAAACGGCCACACGGATTTGGTTGAACGCGCATCAAAGCTGTTTGACAAAGTGATTGTTGCCGTAGCGGCGAGTCCGAAAAAACGCCCTGCGTTGTCGCATGAGATGCGCATTTCTTTAGCCAAAACTGTATTGGGGCATTTGCCGAATATAGAAATAGTGGGCTTTGATAATCTGTTAACGGAGTTTACTCGCTCAGTGAATGGCCAAGTGGTGATCCGTGGTTTGCGTGCAGTGTCTGATTTTGAATACGAATTTCAGTTAGCCAATATGAATCGTGCCATTGCGCCAGACGTGGAGAGTATTTTCCTAACGCCATCAGAAAAGCATTCTTATATTTCGTCTACCTTAGTGCGAGAAATTGCGTCTTTGAATGGGGATTTTGGACAGTTTGTGAGCCCAGAAGTGAAGCACGTATTGCAAGAGCATTACCAAACGATTTAA
- a CDS encoding YggT family protein — protein sequence MNSDPFVMLIKVIFNLYLFVVLLRLVLQLTRADFYNPISQGVVKATSVFVLPLRKVIPAVGRLDTASLVLAFAVQCLTIFLVVSIKGATAPLSFYAIYTVAGTLYHLLDLYFWAMLISVILSWVAPGANHPGAMLVGQITAPLYRTCQRVIPTLGGLDLSPIFIFLTISFLKQILAPYSI from the coding sequence ATGAATTCTGATCCATTTGTCATGCTAATAAAGGTGATTTTCAACCTTTATTTATTTGTCGTGTTGCTGCGTTTGGTGCTTCAGCTGACGCGTGCGGATTTTTATAATCCCATTAGCCAAGGCGTGGTAAAAGCCACCAGCGTTTTTGTGTTGCCCTTACGAAAAGTGATCCCTGCGGTGGGTCGCTTAGACACTGCCTCGCTTGTGTTGGCGTTTGCTGTACAATGTTTGACCATCTTTTTGGTGGTGTCCATTAAAGGCGCGACGGCACCGCTGAGTTTTTATGCGATTTATACCGTGGCTGGCACGCTTTATCATTTGCTGGACCTCTACTTCTGGGCGATGCTGATCTCGGTGATTTTGAGCTGGGTGGCCCCTGGGGCGAATCATCCTGGGGCCATGTTAGTGGGGCAGATTACAGCGCCGCTGTACCGGACTTGTCAGCGAGTGATTCCGACCTTAGGGGGCCTGGATTTATCGCCTATTTTTATCTTTTTAACGATATCGTTTTTAAAGCAAATACTGGCACCGTATAGCATTTAA
- the proC gene encoding pyrroline-5-carboxylate reductase has protein sequence MTPIIAFIGVGNMARAIFSGLLSNGYPAENIIGTSRTAEKRDDYQNHYGMTMLADNNEAVRQAQVVVLCVKPAQMQAVIEAFSPQVRDDQLFISVAAGIELGSLAHWLNKPVAVVRSMPNTPSQLGAGMTGLIANAHIDAAQKTWVSELFAGIGDFVWVEDEAHMHTVTSLSGSAPAYFFRFLEAMIKHGQTQGLDDETSRKLATYTMLGAARMVTELNDPIEQLRKNITSPNGTTEQALLSFEAANIDKMVADAMMACVNRSKEMSQDFSAK, from the coding sequence ATGACACCAATTATTGCCTTTATCGGCGTGGGAAACATGGCGAGAGCCATTTTTAGCGGCCTGTTATCGAACGGTTATCCGGCAGAGAATATCATCGGCACCTCGCGTACGGCAGAGAAGCGAGACGACTATCAAAACCACTATGGCATGACAATGCTAGCGGACAATAACGAGGCTGTGCGTCAGGCGCAAGTGGTTGTTTTGTGTGTAAAACCCGCTCAGATGCAAGCCGTGATTGAGGCATTTTCGCCACAGGTTCGTGATGACCAATTGTTTATTTCGGTCGCAGCGGGAATCGAATTAGGATCGTTAGCGCATTGGTTGAATAAACCCGTTGCCGTGGTACGAAGCATGCCCAATACGCCATCGCAGTTAGGTGCCGGTATGACGGGGCTGATCGCTAACGCTCATATTGATGCCGCACAAAAAACATGGGTCAGTGAATTGTTTGCGGGCATAGGCGACTTTGTTTGGGTCGAAGACGAAGCCCATATGCACACGGTAACCAGCTTGTCAGGGAGTGCACCGGCGTATTTTTTTCGATTCTTAGAGGCGATGATTAAACATGGACAAACTCAGGGATTGGATGACGAAACCAGTCGAAAACTCGCCACTTATACCATGTTGGGCGCGGCTCGAATGGTGACTGAGCTGAATGATCCCATCGAGCAGTTACGAAAAAATATCACCTCGCCCAATGGAACGACAGAGCAAGCCTTGTTGTCTTTTGAAGCGGCTAATATAGATAAAATGGTGGCTGATGCCATGATGGCATGCGTCAATCGTTCAAAAGAAATGTCACAAGACTTTTCAGCGAAGTAA
- a CDS encoding YggS family pyridoxal phosphate-dependent enzyme: MLADVEQSEAQDIKENLALVLRQIGQLEQEHHREAGCVRLLAVSKTKPLSALVAAYQAGHRAFGENYVQEAVEKSQALSHLADIEWHFIGPIQSNKSRLIAESMDWVHSIDREKIARRLSEQRPKGLAPINVCIQVNISGEATKAGVALSELASMVALIDALPNLQLRGLMAIPAPQDSFDAQCVVYQPLMHAFVELSQSDSMIDTLSIGMSGDLPAAIASGSTMVRVGTALFGARDYSQ; this comes from the coding sequence ATGTTGGCTGACGTTGAACAAAGCGAAGCACAAGACATTAAAGAAAATTTAGCCTTGGTTTTACGGCAAATTGGTCAGCTCGAACAAGAGCACCACCGAGAAGCGGGCTGCGTCCGTTTGCTGGCCGTGAGCAAAACCAAGCCGCTTTCAGCGCTGGTGGCCGCGTATCAAGCGGGACACCGAGCTTTTGGTGAAAACTACGTTCAGGAAGCGGTGGAAAAATCTCAGGCACTGTCGCATTTAGCCGACATTGAGTGGCATTTTATCGGTCCCATCCAGTCGAACAAGTCTCGCCTAATTGCAGAAAGCATGGATTGGGTGCATTCGATTGATCGTGAGAAAATTGCACGTCGATTGAGTGAGCAACGCCCTAAAGGGCTAGCGCCCATTAATGTATGTATTCAGGTCAATATCAGTGGCGAAGCGACGAAAGCTGGCGTGGCGTTGTCTGAGTTGGCGTCAATGGTCGCGTTGATTGACGCCTTGCCTAATCTGCAACTCAGAGGTTTGATGGCGATACCTGCGCCTCAGGACAGTTTTGATGCGCAATGTGTTGTTTATCAGCCATTAATGCATGCCTTTGTTGAATTATCTCAATCCGATAGCATGATAGATACCTTATCGATTGGCATGTCTGGCGATTTGCCGGCCGCCATTGCCTCAGGCAGCACCATGGTTCGTGTGGGAACGGCTCTTTTTGGTGCGCGCGACTACTCACAGTAA